A single Amia ocellicauda isolate fAmiCal2 chromosome 9, fAmiCal2.hap1, whole genome shotgun sequence DNA region contains:
- the LOC136758414 gene encoding ankyrin repeat domain-containing protein 20B-like isoform X2: protein MKAVQCGQQGCVAALLKHGADPNVMDVDGNTALHFAALVPSVALAAQLVRHGADIEARNKEGCTPLLLATAENHIRVVTLLHKKGAKINARDNSMRTPLMIAASNGFLPLVCILLSYGADASLEDSSGHTAEVLAAMHGHHGCSNRIMTHGTKSRPAQTPSHSKGQEAKLPGSLSRAWTLGGAALDSASDPSIEDAQAWDEVASLKLQLTVLQNKCHRVTHSLAEKTALLESAQRERDQAQAHLQALLREVMEPRHETSVPEESLAERLARAQLENQLLRQQLAAAQKQGLVHEKALAEEQERFRDSLAKMKADCDNYVQNVEDCNQALLSKNRKLRALLAKQQSKESEREVPCKTLPRRKAWAEEEGLSSEGKATDHSEVKSPVKMMQTEKKKTNYTDQQTSAASRTQGGGGSVQQTKPCATQTARLPREQAAIGVVRGSCHQGHERFGHNSGKQCVPNSFCSVIYSEVKSPEKWDSADLDAILQRGNKLYSKLQSTAAVKNTYTLVTELPGQLKVFGTSCTTSMGESVAGLLGGPSDSALSGIVLSLGDALQTTLTEFRACLVTFAGSTFAVIRGSRAFHVFDSHSRNENGMQIPDGTCVLITKNSIQEVTQHCVKLAESLNANKLSQFEITGLNVHVI from the exons atgAAG GCGGTGCAGTGTGGGCAGCAGGGCTGCGTGGCGGCGCTCCTGAAACACGGAGCCGACCCCAACGTGATGGACGTGGACGGGAACACGGCCCTCCATTTCGCTGCCCTCGTCCCGTCTGTCGCTCTGGCTGCCCAGCTAGTGCGACACGGGGCAGACATTGAGGCCAGGAATAAG GAAGGCTGCACCCCGCTGCTCCTGGCCACCGCGGAGAACCACATCCGCGTGGTCACCCTGCTGCACAAGAAAGGGGCCAAGATCAACGCCAGGGACAACTCAATGAG GACGCCGCTGATGATAGCTGCCAGCAACGGCTTCCTGCCCTTGGTCTGCATCCTGTTGAGCTACGGTGCGGACGCATCGCTGGAGGACAGCAGTGGACACACTGCTGAGGTCCTCGCAGCGATGCATGGACACCACGG CTGCTCAAATCGCATCATGACCCATGGGACCAAGAGCAGACCTGCGCAGACTCCGTCACACAGCAAGGGACAGGAGGCCAAGCTCCCTGGCAGCCTGAGCAGAGCATGGACGCTGGGAGGGGCAGCTCTCGACAGTGCCAGTGACCCCAGCATTGAAGACGCACAGGCATGGGATGAG GTTGCGTCTCTGAAGCTGCAGCTGACCGTCTTGCAGAACAAGTGCCACCGGGTCACCCACTCCCTTGCAGAGAAGACCGCTCTCCTGGAGAGCGcgcagcgagagagagaccaaGCCCAGGCACACCTGCAGGCCCTGCTGCGAGAGGTGATGGAGCCACGGCACGAGACCTCAGTTCCAGAGGAGAGTCTGGCAGAGAGACTGGCCCGGGCACAGTTGGAGAACCAGCTCCTGCGCCAGCAGCTGGCAGCAGCTCAGAAACAGGGCCTGGTGCACGAGAAGGCCCTGGCCGAGGAGCAGGAGCGGTTCAGAGACAGTCTGGCCAAGATGAAGGCCGACTGTGACAACTATGTCCAGAATGTGGAAGACTGCAACCAGGCCCTCCTCAGCAAGAACCGGAAGCTGCGGGCCCTTCTCGCCAAGCAGCAGAGCAAGGAGTCGGAGAGAGAG GTGCCATGTAAGACTCTGCCTCGGAGGAAGGCATGGGCAGAGGAGGAGGGCCTCTCCTCGGAAGGTAAAGCGACTGACCACAGCGAAGTTAAGTCTCCTGTTAAAATGATGCagacagagaaaaagaaaaccaattaCACTGACCAGCAAACGAGCGCGGCGAGCAGAACCCAAGGTGGAGGCGGTTCTGTGCAGCAGACAAAGCCGTGTGCGACACAGACCGCACGTCTCCCCAGAGAGCAGGCGGCCATCGGCGTCGTGCGCGGCAGCTGTCACCAGGGCCACGAGCGCTTTGGGCACAACAGCGGGAAGCAGTGTGTGCCCAACAGCTTCTGTTCAGTAATATACAGCGAAGTGAAGAGCCCCGAGAAGTGGGATAGTGCTGACCTGGACGCTATCCTGCAGCGCGGGAACAAGCTGTACTCCAAGCTGCAGAGCACTGCTGCAGTGAAAAACACGTATACATTAGTTACTGAACTTCCAGGTCAGCTGAAAGTGTTTGGCACCAGCTGCACCACATCGATGGGCGAGTCGGTGGCCGGGCTGCTGGGCGGTCCCAGTGACAGTGCTTTATCTGGGATAGTGTTGTCCCTGGGCGACGCTCTGCAGACAACGCTGACTGAGTTCAGAGCTTGTCTCGTCACGTTTGCAGGATCGACGTTTGCCGTGATACGTGGAAGCAGGGCATTCCACGTGTTCGACTCTCATTCGAGAAATGAGAACGGCATGCAAATCCCAGACGGAACCTGTGTGCTGATCACAAAGAACAGCATACAGGAGGTGACGCAGCACTGTGTCAAACTGGCTGAGTCCCTGAACGCAAATAAGCTCAGCCAGTTTGAGATCACTGGACTGAATGTTCATGTAATCTAA
- the LOC136758414 gene encoding putative ankyrin repeat domain-containing protein 20A4 isoform X1, with product MFRFMNKKKQKNIIGKIHKAAARGNLSQLKKLGKKHGFNMLDEHNRTPLHLACVSGQEEVVAFLAERKAELDLCDDQHSTALMKAVQCGQQGCVAALLKHGADPNVMDVDGNTALHFAALVPSVALAAQLVRHGADIEARNKEGCTPLLLATAENHIRVVTLLHKKGAKINARDNSMRTPLMIAASNGFLPLVCILLSYGADASLEDSSGHTAEVLAAMHGHHGCSNRIMTHGTKSRPAQTPSHSKGQEAKLPGSLSRAWTLGGAALDSASDPSIEDAQAWDEVASLKLQLTVLQNKCHRVTHSLAEKTALLESAQRERDQAQAHLQALLREVMEPRHETSVPEESLAERLARAQLENQLLRQQLAAAQKQGLVHEKALAEEQERFRDSLAKMKADCDNYVQNVEDCNQALLSKNRKLRALLAKQQSKESEREVPCKTLPRRKAWAEEEGLSSEGKATDHSEVKSPVKMMQTEKKKTNYTDQQTSAASRTQGGGGSVQQTKPCATQTARLPREQAAIGVVRGSCHQGHERFGHNSGKQCVPNSFCSVIYSEVKSPEKWDSADLDAILQRGNKLYSKLQSTAAVKNTYTLVTELPGQLKVFGTSCTTSMGESVAGLLGGPSDSALSGIVLSLGDALQTTLTEFRACLVTFAGSTFAVIRGSRAFHVFDSHSRNENGMQIPDGTCVLITKNSIQEVTQHCVKLAESLNANKLSQFEITGLNVHVI from the exons ATGTTCCGTTTTATGAATAAGAAGAAGCAGAAAAATATTATCGGAAAGATACACAAAGCTGCCGCCAGGGGGAATCTGTCGCAGTTGAAAAAACTTGGAAAGAAGCATGGCTTCAATATGCTGGACGAACATAACAG AACACCCCTGCACCTGGCCTGCGTCTCTGGACAGGAGGAGGTCGTCGCTTTCCTGGCCGAGCGGAAGGCAGAGTTGGATCTGTGCGatgaccagcacagcactgcactgatgAAG GCGGTGCAGTGTGGGCAGCAGGGCTGCGTGGCGGCGCTCCTGAAACACGGAGCCGACCCCAACGTGATGGACGTGGACGGGAACACGGCCCTCCATTTCGCTGCCCTCGTCCCGTCTGTCGCTCTGGCTGCCCAGCTAGTGCGACACGGGGCAGACATTGAGGCCAGGAATAAG GAAGGCTGCACCCCGCTGCTCCTGGCCACCGCGGAGAACCACATCCGCGTGGTCACCCTGCTGCACAAGAAAGGGGCCAAGATCAACGCCAGGGACAACTCAATGAG GACGCCGCTGATGATAGCTGCCAGCAACGGCTTCCTGCCCTTGGTCTGCATCCTGTTGAGCTACGGTGCGGACGCATCGCTGGAGGACAGCAGTGGACACACTGCTGAGGTCCTCGCAGCGATGCATGGACACCACGG CTGCTCAAATCGCATCATGACCCATGGGACCAAGAGCAGACCTGCGCAGACTCCGTCACACAGCAAGGGACAGGAGGCCAAGCTCCCTGGCAGCCTGAGCAGAGCATGGACGCTGGGAGGGGCAGCTCTCGACAGTGCCAGTGACCCCAGCATTGAAGACGCACAGGCATGGGATGAG GTTGCGTCTCTGAAGCTGCAGCTGACCGTCTTGCAGAACAAGTGCCACCGGGTCACCCACTCCCTTGCAGAGAAGACCGCTCTCCTGGAGAGCGcgcagcgagagagagaccaaGCCCAGGCACACCTGCAGGCCCTGCTGCGAGAGGTGATGGAGCCACGGCACGAGACCTCAGTTCCAGAGGAGAGTCTGGCAGAGAGACTGGCCCGGGCACAGTTGGAGAACCAGCTCCTGCGCCAGCAGCTGGCAGCAGCTCAGAAACAGGGCCTGGTGCACGAGAAGGCCCTGGCCGAGGAGCAGGAGCGGTTCAGAGACAGTCTGGCCAAGATGAAGGCCGACTGTGACAACTATGTCCAGAATGTGGAAGACTGCAACCAGGCCCTCCTCAGCAAGAACCGGAAGCTGCGGGCCCTTCTCGCCAAGCAGCAGAGCAAGGAGTCGGAGAGAGAG GTGCCATGTAAGACTCTGCCTCGGAGGAAGGCATGGGCAGAGGAGGAGGGCCTCTCCTCGGAAGGTAAAGCGACTGACCACAGCGAAGTTAAGTCTCCTGTTAAAATGATGCagacagagaaaaagaaaaccaattaCACTGACCAGCAAACGAGCGCGGCGAGCAGAACCCAAGGTGGAGGCGGTTCTGTGCAGCAGACAAAGCCGTGTGCGACACAGACCGCACGTCTCCCCAGAGAGCAGGCGGCCATCGGCGTCGTGCGCGGCAGCTGTCACCAGGGCCACGAGCGCTTTGGGCACAACAGCGGGAAGCAGTGTGTGCCCAACAGCTTCTGTTCAGTAATATACAGCGAAGTGAAGAGCCCCGAGAAGTGGGATAGTGCTGACCTGGACGCTATCCTGCAGCGCGGGAACAAGCTGTACTCCAAGCTGCAGAGCACTGCTGCAGTGAAAAACACGTATACATTAGTTACTGAACTTCCAGGTCAGCTGAAAGTGTTTGGCACCAGCTGCACCACATCGATGGGCGAGTCGGTGGCCGGGCTGCTGGGCGGTCCCAGTGACAGTGCTTTATCTGGGATAGTGTTGTCCCTGGGCGACGCTCTGCAGACAACGCTGACTGAGTTCAGAGCTTGTCTCGTCACGTTTGCAGGATCGACGTTTGCCGTGATACGTGGAAGCAGGGCATTCCACGTGTTCGACTCTCATTCGAGAAATGAGAACGGCATGCAAATCCCAGACGGAACCTGTGTGCTGATCACAAAGAACAGCATACAGGAGGTGACGCAGCACTGTGTCAAACTGGCTGAGTCCCTGAACGCAAATAAGCTCAGCCAGTTTGAGATCACTGGACTGAATGTTCATGTAATCTAA